In the Pygocentrus nattereri isolate fPygNat1 chromosome 19, fPygNat1.pri, whole genome shotgun sequence genome, one interval contains:
- the LOC108444543 gene encoding uncharacterized protein LOC108444543, whose product MEFLRFTYTMIVLTLGLLLSVSSGHPEKRKEGDPLPSPGKCEPIRIPLCQGLSYSHTVMPNILGHTNQEDATQEIHQFYPLVRVQCSPELQKFLCSVYSPKCENGTPKPVCRTTCETAKRGCVSLINKFGFSWPTLLECESFTTEACEQDLTTPVSIQKKLVQAGHTVGDQVLSLQTVRILVSLKDVDRSGKLDEPKYEELQSYVSAAKREFEQQAKNGAVSLSQMKNALAEHDLRLNDLNFGLLWDRYSTAEQINYDDFVAILARLETLKERFKSHRMKNLPCDCVMASFSLDDFIRDTLL is encoded by the exons ATGGAGTTTCTTCGATTTACATACACTATGATTGTTTTAACATTAGGccttcttctttctgtctcttcagGACACCCTGAGAAG AGGAAGGAAGGTGACCCCCTGCCTTCACCCGGGAAGTGCGAACCCATTCGGATTCCACTCTGCCAAGGCTTATCCTACAGCCACACCGTGATGCCTAACATACTCGGCCACACAAACCAGGAGGATGCCACACAGGAAATCCATCAATTTTATCCTCTGGTCAGAGTGCAGTGTTCCCCTGAGCTCCAGAAGTTCCTCTGCTCTGTCTACAGCCCCAAGTGTGAGAATGGGACGCCCAAGCCTGTGTGCAGGACCACCTGTGAGACAGCTAAACGTGGCTGTGTATCGCTTATAAACAAGTTCGGCTTCAGCTGGCCAACTTTACTCGAGTGTGAGTCCTTCACCACCGAGGCTTGTGAACAG GACTTAACTACTCCAGTTTCAATCCAAAAGAAACTTGTTCAAGCAGGCCACACTGTTGGAGACCAAG TTTTGAGTCTCCAGACTGTTCGTATCTTGGTGTCTCTGAAGGAT GTTGACAGGTCAGGAAAACTGGACGAACCCAAATATGAGGAGCTGCAGAGTTACGTGTCTGCGGCCAAAAGAGAATTCGAGCAACAAGCAAAAAACGGTGCAGTCAGTTTGAGTCAAATGAAGAACGCCCTGGCAGAACATG ACTTGCGGCTAAATGACCTGAATTTCGGCCTGCTCTGGGACAGATACAGCACCGCAGAACAGATCAACTATGATGATTTTGTGGCCATTCTTGCAAGACTGGAGACCTTAAAGG AGCGCTTCAAGTCTCATCGAATGAAAAATTTGCCGTGCGACTGCGTGATGGCCAGCTTTTCACTGGACGAT ttcatCAGAGACACTCTTCTGTGA
- the sri gene encoding sorcin, giving the protein MNYGYGAPPGGHPGAYPGGFPGQQQDPLFGYFTAVAGQDGQISSEELQACLTQANFSGGYKPFALETCRLMISMLDRDMSGSMGFNEFKELWAVINGWKQHFMSIDKDMSGTVDPQEMTQAISSMGYRLSPQAMNCIIKRYSTQGKITFDDYVACCVRLRTLTDIFRRRDQAQQGVATFQYDDFIQCTLST; this is encoded by the exons ATGAATTACGGTTACGGAGCTCCACCCGGTGGACACCCGGGAGCG taTCCTGGAGGATTCCCAGGCCAGCAGCAGGATCCCCTATTTGGTTACTTCACCGCTGTTGCGGGACAG GATGGTCAGATATCTTCTGAGGAGCTCCAAGCCTGTTTGACCCAGGCCAACTTCTCTGGTGGCTACAAAC CTTTCGCCTTGGAGACATGCAGGTTGATGATCAGCATGCTTGAT CGGGACATGTCGGGCTCCATGGGCTTCAATGAGTTTAAGGAGCTGTGGGCTGTGATCAATGGCTGGAAGCAGCACTTCATGTCCATTGACAAAGACATGAGTGGGACGGTGGACCCACAGGAAATGACCCAAGCTATCTCCTCTATGG gcTACAGGCTGAGCCCTCAAGCTATGAACTGCATCATAAAGCGCTACAGTACTCAGGGAAAGATCACCTTTGATGATTATGTTGCATGCTGTGTCAGACTGAGGACCTTGACTG ATATTTTCAGACGACGGGACCAGGCGCAACAGGGAGTGGCCACATTTCAGTATGATGAC TTCATCCAGTGTACTTTGAGCACCTAA